In uncultured Bacteroides sp., one genomic interval encodes:
- a CDS encoding family 20 glycosylhydrolase codes for MKPNRTNILILLIVFLCSGGKLAAQLNITPKPLVEELQKGTFTLNKKTVLYTNLKGEERNNMLNLLKESPLKLSKIGKSGRKNSVNLLLVEKTADYPSPESYQLSIIPKRITISATDGAGLFYGVQSLLQLANQNENLKPQALPALLIKDTPRFSYRGLHLDVSRHFFTKDFIKKQLDMMAYYKLNRFHWHLTDGAGWRIEIKKYPLLTDSAAWRPYKTWKEWHSNGRKYCTKDNPKAQGGYYTQEDIKEVVAYAQSRFITVIPEIEMPGHSEEVLAVYPELSCSGKPYVDSDFCIGNDSTFTFLENVLTEVIALFPSKYIHIGGDEATKKGWKTCAKCQARMTTENLKNVDELQSYMIHRIENFLNANGRKLLGWDEILQGGLAPDATVMSWRGEEGGIAAAKAGHQAIMTPGSHCYFDAFQDDPSTQPEAIGGFLPLQKVYSYNPVPDSLNVDQKKLILGVQANLWTEYIPTPEHAEYMIYPRLLALAEVAWTAPELKSYPDFHARALKAVDFLESRGYHPFQLKNEVGERPVSLHKENHLAVGKKITYNSKKKYYYNYTAGGDSALVDGFRGGWSYGDHRWQGIIGTDLDVTIDLGASMPVHSIGADFMQLIGPGVWMPHDVEIRISEDGVNFTSLRKIENEVPEDYERLAFREFGWQGEQTARYIQYIARPNSKGGFMFVDEIIVK; via the coding sequence ATGAAACCAAACAGAACAAACATCCTTATTCTATTGATAGTTTTCTTATGCAGTGGTGGCAAACTGGCCGCTCAGCTTAATATTACACCAAAACCGTTGGTTGAAGAGTTGCAGAAAGGAACCTTTACACTGAATAAAAAGACGGTGCTCTATACAAATCTTAAAGGTGAAGAGCGTAATAATATGCTTAACTTACTGAAAGAATCTCCTCTGAAACTTTCTAAAATAGGAAAATCGGGTAGAAAGAATTCAGTGAACCTTCTTTTGGTTGAAAAAACAGCTGATTATCCTTCACCTGAAAGTTATCAGCTATCTATAATTCCTAAACGAATTACCATTTCAGCTACAGATGGAGCCGGATTATTCTATGGAGTTCAGTCGCTTTTACAGTTAGCAAATCAGAATGAGAATTTGAAACCACAAGCGCTTCCTGCGTTGCTCATTAAGGATACTCCCAGATTCTCTTACCGAGGACTTCATCTGGATGTGTCCCGTCATTTCTTTACTAAGGATTTTATCAAGAAGCAACTTGATATGATGGCCTATTACAAGCTTAACCGGTTTCATTGGCATCTGACTGACGGAGCAGGCTGGCGTATTGAAATTAAGAAATATCCTTTACTCACAGATAGTGCTGCATGGAGACCTTATAAAACCTGGAAAGAATGGCATAGTAACGGCCGGAAATATTGTACTAAAGACAATCCGAAAGCACAAGGCGGGTACTATACTCAGGAAGATATCAAAGAGGTGGTAGCTTATGCTCAGTCGCGCTTCATCACTGTTATTCCGGAAATAGAGATGCCGGGACATTCTGAAGAAGTTCTGGCTGTTTACCCGGAATTATCTTGTTCCGGAAAACCTTATGTGGATTCTGACTTCTGTATTGGAAACGATAGTACTTTTACATTTCTTGAAAACGTATTAACCGAAGTAATAGCTCTTTTCCCTTCTAAATATATTCATATAGGAGGAGATGAAGCAACCAAGAAGGGATGGAAAACCTGCGCTAAATGTCAGGCACGTATGACGACTGAGAATTTGAAGAATGTGGATGAGCTACAGAGTTATATGATTCACCGAATAGAAAATTTCCTTAATGCTAACGGAAGAAAACTACTGGGTTGGGATGAAATACTTCAGGGTGGTTTGGCGCCCGATGCTACTGTGATGTCATGGCGAGGTGAGGAAGGTGGAATAGCTGCAGCAAAAGCTGGTCATCAGGCTATAATGACTCCCGGTTCTCATTGTTATTTTGATGCATTTCAGGACGATCCTTCTACACAACCCGAAGCAATTGGAGGATTTCTGCCATTACAGAAGGTTTATTCCTATAATCCAGTTCCCGATTCGCTGAATGTTGATCAGAAAAAACTGATTCTTGGTGTGCAGGCCAATTTGTGGACTGAATATATTCCAACGCCCGAGCATGCAGAATATATGATCTATCCAAGATTACTGGCTTTGGCTGAAGTTGCATGGACAGCTCCTGAACTTAAGTCGTACCCAGATTTCCATGCACGTGCACTGAAAGCTGTCGATTTCCTTGAAAGCCGTGGATATCATCCTTTTCAGTTGAAGAATGAAGTGGGAGAGAGGCCGGTAAGTTTACACAAAGAGAACCATCTTGCTGTTGGAAAGAAAATTACCTATAACTCAAAAAAGAAGTATTACTATAATTACACGGCTGGAGGAGACTCTGCTTTGGTAGATGGATTCAGAGGTGGATGGTCGTATGGTGACCACCGTTGGCAAGGTATTATTGGTACAGACTTGGATGTAACGATTGACCTTGGAGCATCTATGCCTGTTCATTCAATAGGTGCCGACTTTATGCAACTCATCGGACCTGGTGTGTGGATGCCTCATGACGTAGAAATCAGAATCTCTGAAGATGGCGTTAATTTTACTTCTCTTCGCAAAATTGAGAACGAGGTTCCAGAGGATTATGAACGGTTAGCCTTCCGCGAATTTGGCTGGCAAGGCGAACAAACAGCACGCTACATTCAATACATTGCCCGTCCTAACAGTAAAGGAGGTTTTATGTTTGTTGATGAGATTATTGTGAAGTAA
- a CDS encoding carboxypeptidase-like regulatory domain-containing protein, with translation MKRSINLIILFIFPIITFAQTYSGNVLNEKKEPLEFVNIGIVGKDIGTVSDVNGHYNINVGSEFDNDSIRFSYTGYTQVSIEMADFKKQSHLISLKPQVFNLSEVVIKPIRVKEKKLGNNFKVFFQAGFMDNKKGYEMGVLLKIKKRAILHNVSIKVTKCTYDSLCFRINVYKEVGKKNFVNVLRDPIYVFRKVPKSPFILSANLSDNKLNDIFVEGNTLVTMEFIKDLGKGRLYLAAGMIGTTSYYRKTSQGKWKKAPVKLALNVDAEVEK, from the coding sequence ATGAAAAGATCTATCAACCTGATTATCTTATTTATTTTCCCCATTATCACATTCGCCCAAACATATTCTGGAAATGTTCTTAATGAGAAAAAAGAGCCTTTGGAATTCGTAAACATTGGTATTGTAGGGAAAGATATAGGTACGGTTTCAGATGTAAATGGGCACTACAATATTAATGTTGGTTCCGAATTTGATAACGATTCTATCCGTTTTTCATATACAGGATATACCCAAGTTTCCATTGAGATGGCCGATTTCAAAAAGCAATCTCATCTTATCAGTCTTAAGCCACAAGTCTTTAATCTGAGTGAAGTAGTAATAAAACCAATTCGTGTAAAAGAAAAGAAGTTAGGTAATAATTTCAAGGTGTTTTTTCAAGCCGGTTTCATGGATAATAAAAAAGGATATGAAATGGGAGTTCTATTAAAGATTAAGAAACGGGCTATCTTACATAACGTTTCTATTAAAGTAACCAAATGCACTTACGACAGTCTTTGTTTTCGTATAAACGTTTACAAAGAGGTAGGCAAAAAGAATTTTGTAAATGTATTACGCGATCCAATTTATGTTTTCAGAAAAGTACCCAAAAGTCCATTTATTTTAAGTGCAAATTTATCTGATAATAAACTGAACGATATTTTTGTTGAAGGAAATACACTTGTTACCATGGAGTTTATTAAGGATTTAGGAAAAGGACGGTTATATCTGGCAGCGGGAATGATAGGAACCACATCCTATTACAGAAAAACAAGTCAGGGAAAATGGAAAAAAGCACCAGTTAAACTAGCTTTAAATGTTGATGCAGAAGTAGAGAAATAA
- a CDS encoding N-acetyltransferase family protein, which yields MNHLNFVEIEEEDLTFVKEMYDYYTLNTTVVYSIDPVPMEDIRSFVPVKDPLYRSFMLLTPEGEKCGFCYFNKFKPRAAFSVSVEITIYLKPGFEGRGYGTEALMRLEDYVREGGFTNIVALISGDNMVSRHLFEKCGYTCSGNLKNVARKFDQYLDLMFYQKEV from the coding sequence ATGAATCACTTGAATTTTGTCGAAATAGAGGAAGAAGATCTTACTTTCGTAAAGGAAATGTATGATTACTACACGCTTAATACTACTGTTGTTTATTCTATAGATCCTGTTCCGATGGAGGATATAAGGAGCTTTGTTCCTGTAAAAGATCCTCTTTACCGTTCCTTTATGCTTCTAACTCCCGAAGGAGAAAAATGTGGCTTCTGTTATTTTAATAAGTTCAAGCCGCGTGCAGCATTTAGTGTATCTGTTGAAATCACAATTTACCTGAAACCAGGGTTCGAAGGCAGAGGATATGGAACAGAAGCTTTAATGAGACTTGAAGACTATGTTCGCGAAGGAGGGTTTACAAATATTGTTGCATTAATTTCCGGAGATAACATGGTTAGTCGCCATTTGTTTGAGAAATGTGGCTATACTTGCAGTGGGAATTTAAAGAACGTAGCCCGTAAATTTGATCAATACCTGGATTTAATGTTTTATCAGAAAGAGGTTTAG
- a CDS encoding GNAT family N-acetyltransferase — protein MEIRIINNCDGIDFSEVVEILKAVGMRYHAPEVQEKAFRNSASTVFIFHKETLVGFARAISDGVLQAAVYDVAIHPSYQGKGLGKILIDNLKEQLSGYNLILYASPGKEEFYKRSGFSKMLTGMAYFQDAKSKREKGFIE, from the coding sequence ATGGAAATAAGAATAATAAATAATTGTGATGGCATTGACTTCTCTGAAGTAGTAGAAATATTAAAAGCCGTAGGTATGAGATATCATGCCCCTGAAGTTCAGGAAAAAGCTTTCCGAAACAGTGCCTCTACAGTTTTTATATTCCATAAAGAAACATTGGTTGGATTCGCACGAGCTATCAGTGATGGTGTTTTACAGGCTGCTGTATATGATGTAGCTATTCATCCGTCCTATCAAGGTAAAGGATTAGGCAAAATACTTATTGACAATTTAAAGGAACAACTCTCGGGCTATAATCTTATTTTATATGCCTCTCCCGGCAAAGAAGAGTTTTATAAAAGGAGTGGTTTCAGTAAAATGCTCACAGGCATGGCTTATTTCCAGGATGCTAAAAGCAAAAGAGAAAAAGGCTTTATTGAATAA
- a CDS encoding YceI family protein yields MKKLFLSLAMISVFCVVSYAQQSWSNDPAHSRLGFTVKHMTISEVSGRFTDFSVKVKSEKADLSDLKIDVTAQIGSINTDVEARDKHLKSADFFDAEKYPTLTFVSTSHKKITNNKFKLMGNLTMHGITKFITLDVVYFGEVTNPMNQKKVYGFKVTGVVKRSNYNLGSKFGNAMISDNIKIVADLEFSKD; encoded by the coding sequence ATGAAAAAGTTATTTCTATCATTAGCAATGATATCAGTCTTCTGTGTAGTAAGTTATGCACAGCAATCGTGGAGTAACGATCCTGCACATTCGCGTTTAGGCTTCACAGTTAAACATATGACCATATCTGAAGTCAGCGGCCGCTTTACTGATTTCAGCGTTAAAGTAAAATCAGAAAAAGCCGACTTGAGTGATTTAAAAATTGATGTAACAGCCCAAATAGGAAGTATCAATACAGACGTTGAAGCAAGAGATAAACACCTAAAGAGTGCCGACTTCTTTGATGCAGAGAAATATCCCACACTTACTTTTGTTAGTACATCACATAAAAAAATCACGAATAATAAATTCAAATTAATGGGAAACCTTACCATGCATGGTATCACTAAATTCATAACTCTGGATGTAGTTTATTTTGGTGAAGTAACTAACCCCATGAACCAAAAGAAAGTTTATGGCTTCAAAGTTACCGGAGTTGTAAAACGTTCAAATTACAACTTAGGTTCTAAGTTTGGTAATGCAATGATCAGTGATAATATAAAAATCGTGGCTGATCTGGAATTTAGTAAAGACTAA
- a CDS encoding YhcH/YjgK/YiaL family protein, translating into MRKSIFARIAAIVMLCLAMVSTVSAQTEWTKKSAKKWVNGREWANGLNIVPDKATDYVKFATQYHKDKAMWEKIFKFLKEKDLANIPVGRYEIDGNRCFVNVADSKSKSPDKVLIEAHKKYIDLQYMVNNAELMGLISLKDAKESVPYNEKKDNVHYTGDKIKYHKLTGKKFFLLFPGELHKASIWTSGKETTGRKIVVKIAYIAD; encoded by the coding sequence ATGAGAAAAAGTATTTTTGCCAGAATAGCAGCTATTGTAATGCTTTGTCTGGCTATGGTTTCCACAGTTTCAGCTCAGACTGAATGGACTAAAAAAAGTGCTAAAAAATGGGTAAACGGAAGAGAATGGGCCAATGGTCTTAACATTGTTCCCGATAAAGCTACAGATTATGTAAAATTTGCGACTCAGTACCACAAAGATAAAGCTATGTGGGAAAAGATTTTCAAATTCCTGAAAGAAAAAGATTTAGCTAACATACCTGTAGGAAGATATGAAATTGACGGCAACCGTTGTTTCGTTAATGTAGCCGATTCAAAATCTAAATCGCCGGACAAAGTTCTTATCGAAGCTCACAAAAAATACATTGATTTGCAGTACATGGTTAACAACGCTGAACTAATGGGATTAATCTCATTAAAGGATGCAAAAGAGTCAGTACCTTACAATGAGAAAAAAGATAATGTTCACTACACTGGAGATAAAATTAAGTATCATAAACTGACCGGCAAAAAGTTCTTCCTTCTATTCCCAGGTGAGCTACACAAAGCTTCTATCTGGACTTCCGGGAAAGAAACTACCGGCAGAAAGATCGTTGTGAAGATTGCTTATATTGCCGACTGA
- a CDS encoding DUF3843 family protein, which translates to MKANTSTIYMQDWLALHPYNRMAETDQYYIDIANDILKIINQSTTSFSLNSDIKQTISCNLAAYFEDVISQEGLWRAFTTKNKELYGKSLPFYPLSSDYYEDEINLEDVAFLLWLNVQLYVGNDKEEFINPEEQSIIKLAKEIFNLLDGEFETAPENTFMTDFFSFENKDYHKFPAFANDAEWLFFQSYLLAPCNEEPINTIIDQVHKHYPKASDKDRNAIVHDAVNRLMFSDPCGPLALQISEWFSAIASSTQPYKEYFDHFEFIDREEFYIIEKSNSHIKIRSVANGREIDVTKEAIADSSVLVPWKTIITVSCAYYNNEWWFFGKFSIRKLNDDEDIRPAASDVKSIKAADPVYTIFTEASQGEPLMYFSSYDALKEFFINGLKWEDNDDNMMPDLKAFQNFILYANPKGMLIAPDIAEYVKDERNPMYNAEKAAEGALDLFTVQGQCPVDLLKYLENSNRLPDAQIKSELGEEQGKALLHNNWDFIARLFLESYYREE; encoded by the coding sequence ATGAAAGCAAACACATCAACAATTTATATGCAAGACTGGCTTGCACTGCATCCTTATAATCGCATGGCAGAAACCGATCAATATTATATTGATATTGCTAATGATATTCTGAAAATTATAAATCAGTCGACCACCAGTTTTAGCCTGAACAGTGACATAAAACAAACAATAAGTTGCAATCTTGCAGCCTACTTTGAAGATGTAATCTCACAAGAAGGACTTTGGAGAGCATTTACTACAAAGAATAAAGAGCTGTACGGTAAGTCTCTGCCATTTTACCCACTTTCATCTGATTATTATGAAGACGAAATTAATCTGGAAGATGTAGCTTTTCTGCTTTGGCTTAATGTCCAGCTATACGTAGGTAATGACAAGGAAGAGTTTATTAATCCGGAAGAGCAATCTATAATAAAACTGGCAAAAGAAATATTTAATTTGCTTGATGGTGAATTCGAAACTGCACCGGAAAATACTTTTATGACCGATTTCTTTTCGTTCGAAAACAAAGACTATCATAAATTTCCGGCTTTTGCGAATGATGCTGAATGGCTGTTTTTTCAATCTTACCTGCTTGCCCCTTGTAATGAAGAGCCTATAAATACTATTATCGATCAAGTACACAAGCATTATCCTAAAGCATCTGATAAAGACAGAAACGCAATAGTGCATGATGCTGTAAACCGACTAATGTTCTCGGATCCTTGCGGTCCACTTGCATTGCAAATTAGCGAATGGTTTTCTGCTATTGCCAGTTCTACCCAACCTTATAAAGAATATTTCGATCATTTCGAATTTATCGATCGGGAAGAGTTTTATATCATCGAGAAAAGTAATTCGCACATCAAGATTCGTTCCGTTGCCAATGGCCGTGAGATTGATGTAACAAAAGAAGCTATTGCCGACTCATCGGTACTTGTCCCATGGAAAACAATAATTACCGTAAGCTGTGCATACTACAATAATGAATGGTGGTTCTTCGGGAAGTTCTCTATTCGTAAACTAAATGACGACGAAGATATCCGTCCGGCAGCTTCTGATGTAAAAAGCATAAAAGCGGCAGACCCGGTTTATACCATATTTACCGAAGCCAGTCAAGGCGAGCCACTGATGTACTTTTCATCATACGATGCGCTGAAAGAGTTTTTCATCAACGGATTGAAATGGGAGGACAACGATGATAACATGATGCCCGATTTAAAAGCATTCCAGAACTTTATACTCTATGCCAATCCAAAAGGAATGCTAATAGCTCCGGATATTGCCGAGTATGTAAAAGATGAACGTAACCCAATGTATAATGCAGAAAAAGCTGCCGAAGGAGCGTTGGATTTATTTACAGTGCAAGGACAATGCCCTGTGGATCTGCTGAAATATCTGGAAAACAGTAACCGATTGCCTGACGCACAAATAAAGAGTGAGCTAGGAGAAGAACAGGGAAAAGCCCTACTCCATAACAACTGGGACTTTATAGCCCGCCTTTTCCTGGAATCATATTACAGAGAAGAATAA
- a CDS encoding aminodeoxychorismate synthase component I gives MIEYEANLVCKKMNEAGRNRTPFLFGVDFEMTKGFFFENPLKNQSVLFSVVGQSNHSDLKLSSTVSPQLIKKPESYENYFSKFQIVHTALKKGNSFLLNLTEKTAIECNLTLEDIYLRSHALYKILVPDKFVCFSPETFVKISSSGEILSYPMKGTIDASLPDAEERLMGDYKETCEHNTIVDLIRNDLSIVADNVRVRKFRYVDVLETNEKKLLQTSSEICGLLSGNYHERLGSIIFDMLPAGSISGAPKRSTVNTIRNAEKINRGYYTGVFGYYDGETLDSAVMIRYIEKENGNYYFRSGGGITVNSNPEEEYQEVLDKIYLPL, from the coding sequence ATGATTGAGTATGAAGCAAATTTGGTTTGCAAGAAGATGAACGAAGCCGGACGAAATCGGACTCCTTTTCTCTTTGGTGTTGATTTTGAAATGACTAAAGGTTTCTTTTTCGAGAATCCTTTAAAGAATCAGTCTGTGTTGTTTTCAGTAGTAGGACAGTCTAATCATTCTGATTTAAAACTGAGTAGTACTGTTTCTCCACAGTTGATAAAGAAGCCCGAAAGCTATGAAAACTATTTTTCTAAGTTTCAGATAGTTCATACTGCATTGAAAAAAGGGAATTCCTTTCTTTTGAACCTTACAGAAAAGACTGCTATTGAGTGCAACCTTACTCTGGAAGATATTTATCTGCGGAGCCATGCGCTTTATAAGATTCTTGTTCCCGATAAATTTGTTTGTTTCTCTCCCGAAACGTTTGTGAAGATTTCATCGTCGGGTGAGATTTTGTCTTATCCAATGAAAGGAACAATAGATGCTTCTCTTCCCGATGCAGAAGAACGATTGATGGGGGATTATAAGGAAACCTGCGAACATAACACGATTGTTGATTTGATCCGTAATGACCTGAGTATTGTGGCAGACAATGTACGGGTACGAAAATTCAGATACGTTGATGTGTTGGAAACCAATGAGAAGAAGTTGTTGCAAACAAGCTCAGAGATTTGTGGCCTGCTTTCCGGCAATTATCATGAACGGTTGGGAAGTATAATCTTTGATATGCTTCCTGCCGGGTCAATATCCGGAGCACCAAAACGATCTACGGTGAATACTATTCGTAATGCAGAAAAGATAAATCGAGGTTACTACACCGGAGTCTTTGGATATTACGATGGTGAAACACTGGATAGTGCTGTGATGATTCGTTATATTGAAAAAGAAAACGGGAACTATTATTTCCGAAGTGGGGGAGGAATTACCGTGAACAGTAATCCGGAAGAAGAATATCAGGAAGTACTGGATAAAATATATTTGCCATTATGA
- a CDS encoding aminotransferase class IV, whose product MSEQVQFLETVKVVNGEFVHAEYNLQRMKQTMNEVFRTSVPDTFFKDIIIPEQMKRGVVKCRILYGKSIDEVEFQHYTCRKVASLKLVDGRGIDYSRKYADRSSLLRLLQEKGECDDILIVQNGKITDTSYSNVVLSDGTGYYTPKTYLLNGTCRQRLIAEGKVIPIDISVDDLFSFKELFLINAMLDLEDKVIVPVCNIVR is encoded by the coding sequence ATGAGTGAACAAGTGCAATTTTTAGAAACTGTTAAGGTGGTGAACGGAGAGTTTGTTCATGCCGAATACAATCTTCAGCGGATGAAGCAAACCATGAACGAAGTATTCCGGACTTCGGTTCCGGATACGTTTTTCAAGGATATTATTATCCCCGAACAAATGAAACGTGGTGTAGTGAAATGCCGTATTCTGTATGGAAAATCTATTGATGAAGTGGAGTTTCAACATTATACATGCCGTAAAGTTGCATCTTTAAAGCTGGTTGATGGCAGGGGTATTGATTATTCCCGAAAGTATGCCGACCGAAGTTCATTGCTGAGGCTTCTTCAGGAAAAAGGTGAATGTGATGATATTCTTATTGTTCAGAATGGAAAAATTACAGATACCAGTTACAGCAATGTGGTGTTGAGTGATGGAACCGGATACTATACCCCGAAGACTTATTTACTAAACGGTACTTGCCGCCAGCGGCTTATTGCAGAAGGTAAAGTAATTCCGATTGATATATCGGTTGATGATTTATTCTCTTTTAAAGAACTCTTCCTTATTAATGCTATGCTCGATTTAGAGGATAAAGTTATTGTTCCAGTCTGCAATATTGTGCGTTGA
- a CDS encoding helix-turn-helix domain-containing protein: MSLNCMTIPTMSISGSTSKISTIGTLNNDFALYLIQGDFPKERYPKSKDAYEVIIVNSGNLDIEIDNQIHSLSKNSLAYLPNSSFKIKSTDTRFRGYIMIFSNAFIESLQVPLAINKEKSFVRKSLSDDAHYSMNQTFMLIKDEISNQEHIFRKEKLSNLVSILFIDLLNVFVKSSNIFPGLSFSGESKRRTKLSKDFFSLLKEYSREQRQVGFYADKLCITPKYLTFLLKQSTGKSANEWITNVVISDAKHLLKNSGNSIKEVSYTLNFANQSFFGKYFKKMVGISPKDFQNSCAY; the protein is encoded by the coding sequence ATGAGTCTTAATTGCATGACAATTCCAACAATGAGTATTTCGGGTTCTACATCAAAGATATCAACCATTGGAACTCTGAATAACGATTTTGCTCTTTATCTTATTCAAGGAGATTTTCCTAAAGAGAGGTATCCAAAATCAAAAGATGCTTATGAAGTAATCATTGTTAATTCAGGAAATTTGGATATAGAAATAGATAATCAGATTCATTCATTATCAAAAAACTCTTTGGCTTATTTACCCAATAGCTCTTTTAAGATAAAGTCGACCGATACCAGATTCCGGGGATATATAATGATATTCTCCAATGCTTTTATTGAATCATTGCAAGTTCCTTTGGCAATAAACAAGGAAAAATCCTTCGTAAGGAAAAGCCTTTCGGATGATGCTCATTATAGCATGAACCAGACTTTTATGCTTATTAAAGACGAGATATCAAACCAGGAGCATATATTCAGAAAAGAAAAATTATCGAATCTGGTTTCAATTTTGTTTATCGACCTGCTTAATGTATTCGTAAAGAGTTCAAATATATTTCCGGGATTATCTTTTTCGGGAGAAAGTAAAAGAAGAACAAAGCTCTCGAAAGATTTTTTCAGTCTGCTGAAAGAATATTCAAGAGAACAGAGACAGGTGGGATTTTATGCAGACAAGCTATGCATTACACCCAAATATCTGACATTTCTCTTAAAACAGTCTACCGGAAAATCGGCCAATGAATGGATTACCAACGTTGTTATTTCTGATGCAAAACACTTGCTAAAGAATTCGGGAAACAGCATAAAAGAGGTATCATATACGCTAAACTTTGCCAACCAGAGCTTTTTCGGGAAATATTTCAAAAAGATGGTCGGCATTTCTCCTAAAGATTTTCAGAATAGTTGCGCCTATTAG